In Corylus avellana chromosome ca8, CavTom2PMs-1.0, the genomic stretch ACTTGTTTCCAATCACCTAAAGAACACAGCAAATTTCACGTTTATGAGCCATTGTTGAGGATTAGCGAAGTTAACGAGTTTTCTGAGCAACAAACTTAGGTTTTATTTTGCAATTACATTGAAGTAGTTTTGGAGTAAAGACAATACCTTGCCGCAGGTAAAACAACGAACTGGAATGATCATCTTTGATTGCCTAGGGCTGTTGCTCTGTCACAGCCAAAACGTGTAACAAAAAAACTGAAACACTCAATAATTTTTGTATTCACTAATATGTATCTCACAGCAAGATTGCACCACTAGCTGTCACCACAGAAAATGTGGTTGGTAAGTTAATGCTACATTCCCCTTATTCACCTTCTGATAATGCCAAACCCGTATCAGCAACTTTATTCTAAAACTGAGAACAGCAACTTATCTCACAccaaaaatggaaaagaaattcACAATACAAAGGGAATTTCagggtccgtttgggagtgtattttttaaaaaataatctacgtttttaaaccaaatcgcaattttggagtgtttggaattgcgattttaaaaacgcaaattttaaaatcgtaaaaaaatataagctgactagagggtgcttatttgaaaaagtgcgaatttaaaccaaaatcacgatttcgcttaaaaaaatattttgggcaatatttacctatttggctatgaaactgcaattatatactaatgttatccaaccactcaattgataaaaaaatactttttaatatgttttaccaaaagTCTTACTGatttaaaaaacgcaatttttaaaatcccaCTTATTGAAATTGCACTCCCACACGGGCTCTCAATCTTTTCTTCCTCAAATCAACTAACCAAAAACGATTATCGTACAAATAGCTAATGGGTATGTCAAGGAAGACATAAAAATTAAtggtaacccaaaaaaaaaaaaaaccgaaagaGGTCAAGCCAATGGCTGTTCGTGACTAGtagggaaagaaaaatgtgaggaaatcaaaagaaaaaatcaaaaaatagagagagaagctTACCTCTTTTGATGGCTCGGATCGTCGGTGGTGgtcacaaacacacacacacccaaGTTAGGGTTTCTTCACTAACCTGCAAGCAAAATTCCCAAATATTGTCTAACATtccaaaattagggtttattaatgttgggaaaattgataattaattggtaacCAATTTTCTATCAGCCCTtcatgcgaaagacaagtttggaaagaaaacacaagagaacacacaccaatcactcacgtacacaaagagtttacgtggttcggcaatatgcctacgtccacggggcgtgatccggtctccttccttactattgagaaatattgagtacaatgatATAAGCCTGAACCGCTTAAGTTTAATAtctcaaacccaagcccttaaccccttgtacaccctaCTCAATTATtcctctcaaatacccagtaaagaaaaactctctacactttgtaaatgctacaaagtgctctcaccaatttggatttttcgGATCCCCCTTAACCAAGGattgcatgtccttttatagaggcttaatcacggaaaaaagaggagaaacaaTTCTAGTCTAATTGCTGCTAgaaaaacgaaaccatcatgaatacaaaatcttttccatgatgaagataagcattgcagcccacatgtttatccacacacgttatctccaaaaaatccaattccaagttgttcttggactccttttaaaactaaccttatcctcttatagataaatatgacttgaacccaccaacttgaatattgatatttttcagcaattatcttcacattagttgacaatttgagccattatcaacaatctccaccttggcaaAAATTTGGCAACCACCACCTGAGACCTCAGGTCCgcatcttgaccgatgcccatccccacgCCTTGGGATGTCGTAcaaaacactgtctacaccaacaataataattctacaagaattatcatgctccaccataaagagcacatgcacttagaattaaaccattccaagaattttcatttttggcacatgtcgaaaaaatcctgttgaaaaatatggtgcaacttccatgtttggttccccgGAAGTTCGtcagccatcgacacccttttccaccacatgCCTGACatcaaaaaccaaaccaatgtctcgTATGCAAATGTGAACCTGCAGatagaacacatccattatcctgacatttttagcgATCATGCCAGATGATGTACATACCCTTATCAAAGAACATCAGCATCTCTCGCTGTAACGAGAGAAACAGTATTAGCATTTTTGGAGCAATCTGTCAAACCCACTCCTCTCAATGTTTTGTGTAGCCCAGATTGGATGCccttgacttgtatttgccacaagcCAAACTTCATTCTCCCATCGAACCTTTCAATCCCAAACTTCAAAGACTACATTTCTTCTTAACGAGTAGAAATCCGCAACCaaactctgataccaattgttgaaaaaattgataattaattggcaaccaattttccaccagccctttatgcgaaagacaagtttggaaagaaaacacaagagaacacacaccaatcactcatgtacacaaagagtttacgtggttcggcaatatgcctacgtccatgggcgtgatccggtctctttctttactattgaaaaatattgagtacaatggtacaagcccgaaccgctcaagtttaatatcccaaacccaagccttTAACTCCTTGTACATCCCACTCAattgtccctctcaaatacccagtaaagaaaaactctctacactttgtaaatgccacaaagtactctcaccaatttggattttccggaTCCCCTTAACCAAGGattgcatgtccttttatagaggcttaatcacggaaaaaagagaagaaacaatTCTAGTCTAATTGCTGCTGGGAAAACGAAActatcatgaatacaaagtattttccatgatgaagataagcattgcagcccacatgtttatccacacacgttatctccaaaaaatccaattccaagttgttctttcactccttttaaaactaaccttatcctcttatagataaatatgacttgaacccaccaacttgaatattgatatttttcagcaattattTTCACACtagttgacaatttgagccattatcaacaattaacaaaattgaaagagagGTTGGCTGAGAGAGAACGGTGTGAAATTTTTACCAAGATTGTGGTGGAGGCAGCGTCGCACGGTGGTCGAGAGTGATGATTCGTCTTTTGATGGCTCGGCTCGTTGGCGCTGGTGGCTCGTCGGAAGCGGGGGAGTGTGATGAAGGGAGGAGAGGGAGGAGAATATTGGGGGGAAAAAGATTTGGGAATTGTTTTTTGAAGGGGGCCACGTCAGCTGGGACGGATGGGGGGCGGGAACGAGGTTGACGAGGAGAATAACTCGTCACGATGGGCGTGTGCCTATGCTACAACGCAATAAATTTCCTACATTTGGCCCATCTAATTCCAAGGTGGAAAAGGGCACATGGccatttgtaaatttttattatttaattgtaaaattaaaatcaaaatataaaaagattaataaaaaaagaaaaaaaggttgcCGACCGCCTAGTTTAGCTTGAGGGTGGCCGACTGCCAGTCTGGGGTGGCTTCtaggccattgggggtggccacctcatggcccatgggggtggtaCGGCCACCCTCAATGGCCAGTTGgcggtggccgaagccaccccccatggcccttgggggtggatgGGCCACTCTCGAGGGCCAAACTCATTTTAAAtctagggaaaaatatataaaaaaaaaaaaaaaaacctctcaaactatcagttgttttcgatttagccccctaatgtttcaaaagtgataaagtagccccccaaactaccaaactattgcattttggccactctgttagtccaaaccatcagtttggacggaaactgcaaaacgacgtcgttttgttacaggtaagttactacaatgcccttttaagaaaaaaaaatgaaaaaatataaaaaagccccccaaactccCAAACTACcggccgttttcgatttagccccttGATGtttcaaaagtcataaagtagccctccaaactaccaaattgttgcattttggccactccgttagtcaaaaccgtcagtctggacggaaactgcaaaaggacgtcgtttggttacgggtaagttactaaaatgcccttgtatgttttttttttttttttttttttttaaggaggagcaaaacggtgccgttttgCTCCAAAAAGGGTTCACCACCTAAGcaaaacggtgccgttttgCTTAGTGGTAAGGATTAATActgacaaaataaaatcaaaacagcAATCCAAAAAACAAACCCGCGCTAGCGAACCCACCCCCACCGACACAGGAGAGCATACAATCGGTCAGCATCGCCGGCTAGCGAAAACCAGCTTTTCAGCCCCAAAAAATCAGCATCGCCGGCCagctttctttttcccaaaccctcttttctttctcccaaacccTCTTCCCTTCATCctaaaaaaaccagaaaaaaggGCCAgcgaaaaaacaagaaaaaacaaaacagaaaaaatcaaCAAACCAGAAAAACAAATCCCAAACTCCAAATCCCCTCTTCTTCCCAAACTCCAAACCCTAATAAGCCGAACTAAGAGAgacccaacaaaatcaacaaaaacaaatttctgcAATCAGCTACATCAACAATCCAATCAGAAATTACAATCAAACAAATCAGAAATCCGGCGAGACCCAGCGAAACCCAGCAAAATCCGGCAAAACCtagcctcaaaactcgtttctaattcctcaaaattgtttttggattcaaaactaaaacctagaggggaAGATTAACCCTTAGggaattttatcaccctaaaggtaTCCACCGGAGAGGACTGCCGGCTGGAGAAAGGAGACCCGTGGGTCTGCCGGCGTGAcccagagaagaaagaagaagagaaagagaagtgcTGCAAATTTTTggtgaaaaagagagaagaagagaaggtggGAGAGAAGAATTTAGTGTATTAGCttgtagagtttttttttgcattttatttgcaAGTGGAGTACCCCACATCTTTTCCCACTTCATCACCAACCTACTTGCAATTCACTCTGTCGTGTGAAGTACCTTTCTGTCCACAAGGTCCCAGAAGAAGGTTTCTTATGTTTGAAGGAGACGATTGGCTGGATGAGGAAGACGGGACTGGCTACACAGAGAATATTAATCCTTACCACTAAGCAAAACGGCGTTGTTTGCTTAGGGTAAGTGAACCCTTTTTGGAGcaaaacggcaccgttttgctccttcttttaaaaaaaaaaatacatacaagggcattttagtaacttattCGTAAccaaacgatgtcgttttgcaATTTCCGTCCAGACTGACGTTttaactaacggagtggccaaaatacaacagtttggtagttttgagggctactttatgacttttggaacatcaggaggctaaatcgaaaacggctggtagtttggggagcttttttatatttttccccaaaaatttttttggaaaaaatataaaaaagcccctcaaactaccagccgttttcattttagccctctaatgttcagaaagtgataaagtagccccccaactaccaaacagttgcaatttggcaaCTCCGTCAGTCATTACTGccaaatatgatggaaaattcaaaattacgtCGTTTTGATAAGGGTAAGTTACTTAAATAtccttttagaaaaaaaaatcatattaaaacaagcacacAAAACAACGccattttgcttgaaattagggtttctttacacttaccaaaacggcgctgttttggaaaatgttaggaattaaaagaaaaaaccttagaccCCACGcaaaaaaaacccccaaccccagtttatctctctcccccaaatcgccggccaccacgtcgttcTATCTCCGGTAACCTTCTCCCTTAAGTAAAAAAAACGcaacgcccctctctctctctctctcaaaaccgGTTGCCCCTACCACCACTGCCGGCCACACTATCCAGTGGCTACGAAGCGCCAgcgaaaaattcttacccattggagaaatcaaacaaaaaaaccacgttcgtagataaacaacaccAATCCGACAactataccatgaaatacaataaaaagattgagttatgggtaagatttacaggctgtTGGAGATAGAACGACGTGGTAGCCGAcggttttggggagagagaaaaatgagggttgggggttttttcgtgggtcacctgcgaggggtctagggttttttcttttaattcctaacacttaccaagatggcgccgttttggtaagtgtaaggaaaccctaatttcaagcaaaacggcgccgtttagcttgcttattttaatatgattttttttgtccaaaaatggcattttggtaacttacccttgccaaaacgacataattttaaatttttcatcatatttgatggaaatgactaatggagtggccaaattgcaactgtttggtagtttgggggttactttatcactttctaaacattagaaggctaaaatgaaaacaactggtagtttgagggggcttttttatattttttccaatttttttttttttttttcataaaagggcattgtagtaacttatccgtaacaaaacgacgtcgttttgcagtttccgtccaaactaacagttttgactaacagagtggccaaaatgcaatagtttggtagtttgaggagctACTTTATCTCTTTTggaacattatggggctaaatcgaaaacggctggtagtttatggggcttttttatatttttcccttaaatctAATGAATGACATTTTTTAAGTAAAGTAAATGTAAACTAATGTAAATTTGTGATCTaatatttgagattttttttattattattaattacttttggGCTCCTTTTGTAGTAATTCGGCCTAATTTGTTGTATATAGCAAATTTTGATGCTAAAATGGTCctaaaaaggcaaaaacaaaaaggggggggtttaaagtgagcccaaaaaaaGTCCAATTCTCAAAACCGGCCCAAAAAAAGCAGTTAGCGGATGCCGGATGTGGTTAATTGCtttgcggttagtaaatttactaaccgcctaagcAATTGCGGTTAACGATTTTAGCCATTAACCACAACTGTCTTTTCACCCCTAGCTAAtaatacaatattttttaaaactttgggcGACAACATCGTAGTAGAAGTCAAATTAACCAAATTAGATGGCTCATAATACAAtacttattgaaaattttaacttttgtggtgaagagagaaatatatatatataatgaagttcaagaataatagtTACAGTTTAAGAATATTACTGAGTTACACTTGAAGACAATCACAAAGTTACAGTTGAGTAATTAAAGACTCATCTAACTAACTTAATTATagtaaaattatatttgtatccAACATGGTCctcctataaatagaagcaTCAGAAAAATGAGAGCTTAATGTAATCTTTAAGCTTTATCCTGTAAACACAGGTCATAGACCTAACCATGTATATCTTTGCGTGAGAGAGAATCATGAGATTCTGGTCATTGTATGATAGcacaaaaaagttgaaatacCAACATTGTTTGATCCCTCTAGAGGATCCATGTCCCCATTAGAAACTGTGGTGCAAGCAAGTTGTGTTTTAAAAATGGCGTTCACATGACCAAAGTCTAAAGTCCCCATGAAGGTTTAAACAATTAATGGTGTTCACATGACATGACTATAGTGCAAGCAAATTGTGTTTAGACAGTTGAgcgttgagataaaataattctaaTATCTAAAAGGAAGCAGAAAAATAGCAGAATAGTAAAATAACAAACAGTTACATAAaataccaagatttaagtggttcgacTTAACAAGCCTATATTTACTCAAGCCTATATTTACTGGCAAAGACGATctaatacaaacaaacaaaactacTTAAATCCAAAAGTTCCAATACACCCAAactcacaaacacacaaaagagaGATTAATCTCTTAATAATTCTCTTAGTTGCACTCTgattttttctctatttctctataACCCACGGCCACGGAGCTCACCTCTTTGAGCTACTGCCCAGCTCTCACAGCCCTTTCACCTTTTTCTCCCCTGCTCACTCAAATGACCGAATGACCATATATATAGAAGAGTTGGTTAAATGCTTCATGGTGAAGTGAAGAACAAAATTTCACCATGAAGTAAACCAAGGAAAAGTCAATATTTGTGGCTGCAGAGAAAAGCTACAAAGCAGCAACCAAAACTAATTGGGGCCCACCATAAGACTTGAGTCTTGAGAAATCAAGTGACAGCCACCAACTAGAGAGACCAATCACATTGCTATGACTTGAGAAATCAAGTCATTTTCCAACGGTGACAGCCACCAACTAGAGAGACTAATCACATTACTATGACTTGAGAAATCAAGTCATTTTCCAACGGTGCAGCCACCAACTAGAGAGACCAATCACATTGCTATGACTTGAGAAATCAAGTCATTTTCCAACTGTATGGTCTTCCGAGGGATGTTAAATTAGATGGCTCCGGTTATCCTCATCCCACAACTCTCATAGTGCCAAGCTAATTAAGAATGAATCAGAATTTGAGGGAAGCTGCCGAGCAAGGAAACATTGACGCCTTGTACTCGTTGATTGAAATCGACACGGAAGTTTTGAACAAGATCGATGAAATTTCATTTGTTGAGACGCCTTTACATGTATCTGCAGCTGCAGGAAAGACTGAGTTTGCGATGGAGATGATGATGTTAAAGCCATCATTTGCTAGGAAGCTTAATCCAAATGGCTTCACCCCCTTGCTCCTTGCTATGCATTATAACCAAATCCAATTGGTGCTCGAGCTACTTAAAAATCATAAGGACCTTGTCTGCACGCAAGGAAGGGGTGGTATGAATCCTTTACATTATGCAGCTCAAACAGGAAACCTCATTCTGTTGGCTGAAATTCTAAGAGTCTGCCCCAAGTCTATTGAAGTTGTGACAAGTCAAAGTGAGACTGCTCTGCACGTTGCACTGAAAAACGACATGTTAGATGCTTTTCTGCTCCTGCTTGGATGGCTTCGGCGGGCCTGGTTTAGAAGTGCGAGATTGTTGGAGGGTAGGATACTGGGATGGCTGGATTTGGATGGTAACAGTGTGCTTCACATTGCAGCATCCAAAAATGAAGCCCAGGCAAGTTCTCCCCGCTATGTTTTCTACTGAAGAAGTAAAATAGACTTTGTATGATGGAGGTCTATATTGAAACATGCAAAGAAGTAACAGTAAGATTCAATCTCAAGAACATGCTAAAAATGATCTTCAACTCATTTTATTAAGCATTTGGTAGAGACATTctatgttcttttttctttaatctgttacgtttgcttttatttttgtctatattcattttggtttttttttttttggggggggggttgGGTGTGTTGGGAGGGGGTTGAATAGTGTAGACTACTTTACAGTGATGGGATCAATAATTCTGCACCTCTAAGTTGTACAGGTCGTGAGGCGGTTATTGGATTGTAGCGGAATTGTTGTAAACGCCAAGAATTCAGAGGGTTTTACTGCTCTGGACATCGCGGTGGATAGGCAAacacaagtggacaatcaagaGATGAGGAATATGCTATGCCGTGCCGGAGCAAAATGTGCTTCATCTCTTCCTAAGTTTTCTTGGGCAGATTACTTCAGATCTCCTGTCTCAAATAATGAGAAGTTATTCATATTTTCCTTTCGTGTGAAAATGCAAATGTCAAACGACATGCGCAATATGCTGTTGGTGGTTTCTGTACTGCTTGTAACAATCGCCTACCAAGCAGTAATCAGTCCCCCTGGAGGATTTTGGCAAGATAACTCCATCCCTGGAACAAATAATCAGTTCAATATCACAGCCGCCACCAGCGCTACTAATGAAGTCAATCAAGTCCCACATCGGGTGGGGACAGTAACCATGGCCAGACACGTTTTCAATCTACTCATGCctattaatattttaacctTTTATATACCACTACTCTTAATTGCCTTAGTCCTCCCTCCTGGGTTTCCTAGTTTCTTGCTCATCGTATCCTTGGAACTCCTCTTTCTGTCCTTTGGCACCTCTGTATCCATCATAGCTCCGTTTTCAATTTATTGGCTTCattattgtttgtttttccctttctttcttgtgTCTAACATTGCCTTGTCTGTCATCACTTGGAATCATGGAAGAGTTTTCTGggctttttttttatgttgaaaaaatgttttgagctATG encodes the following:
- the LOC132191016 gene encoding ankyrin repeat-containing protein BDA1-like translates to MNQNLREAAEQGNIDALYSLIEIDTEVLNKIDEISFVETPLHVSAAAGKTEFAMEMMMLKPSFARKLNPNGFTPLLLAMHYNQIQLVLELLKNHKDLVCTQGRGGMNPLHYAAQTGNLILLAEILRVCPKSIEVVTSQSETALHVALKNDMLDAFLLLLGWLRRAWFRSARLLEGRILGWLDLDGNSVLHIAASKNEAQVVRRLLDCSGIVVNAKNSEGFTALDIAVDRQTQVDNQEMRNMLCRAGAKCASSLPKFSWADYFRSPVSNNEKLFIFSFRVKMQMSNDMRNMLLVVSVLLVTIAYQAVISPPGGFWQDNSIPGTNNQFNITAATSATNEVNQVPHRVGTGMMLAARCTTHVGTLELTTGEALAACCAARLCQELDVRPYAFRATHFRL